From a region of the Bernardetia sp. genome:
- a CDS encoding gliding motility lipoprotein GldD: MKFYSFILPLVVSIIFLSACTSEEDSYIPKPYGYFRIELPEQSYQKLEGDYPYSFEHSKYAKVVKNTSQNAEENWITLKYEPTSVAEIHITYKEVKNDPKLFMEYVNDAHKLTFNEINTARSSAIDKVLDSKNGNGIVFTISEGEVPTVFNYWISDTTTHFFRAAMYVPTSNQNDSLAPILKYTKEDMMHMLETFEWK; encoded by the coding sequence ATGAAATTTTACTCCTTTATACTGCCTTTAGTTGTATCAATAATTTTTCTTTCTGCCTGCACAAGCGAAGAAGATAGCTATATTCCAAAACCTTATGGCTATTTTAGAATAGAACTTCCAGAGCAAAGCTACCAAAAACTAGAAGGCGATTATCCTTACTCTTTTGAGCATTCTAAATATGCTAAAGTAGTAAAAAACACGAGCCAAAATGCAGAAGAAAACTGGATTACTTTAAAATATGAGCCGACAAGTGTAGCAGAAATTCATATCACGTATAAAGAAGTCAAAAATGACCCAAAACTTTTTATGGAATATGTAAATGATGCTCACAAGCTCACTTTCAACGAAATAAATACGGCTCGTTCGTCTGCCATTGATAAAGTCTTGGATTCCAAAAATGGAAATGGAATTGTCTTTACCATTTCAGAAGGAGAAGTTCCGACGGTTTTCAACTACTGGATTTCTGATACTACCACACACTTTTTTAGAGCAGCGATGTACGTTCCGACTTCCAATCAAAACGATTCGCTTGCGCCTATCTTGAAATACACTAAAGAAGACATGATGCACATGTTAGAGACGTTTGAGTGGAAATAA
- the metF gene encoding methylenetetrahydrofolate reductase [NAD(P)H], whose product MKVVEHLNANKGKTLFSFELIPPLKGESIQSIFDAMNPLMEFKPPFVDVTYHREEYVYKMRKEGLLERKVTRKRPGTVGICAAIMNRYQVDAVPHIICGGFSKEETENALIDLSFLGIENVLALRGDAVKSEGAFIPERDGHNYAVDLIGQVVDMNKGNYIDEDLHHPIPTNFCIGVAGYPEKHFEAPNMNTDMAYLKAKVEAGAEYIVTQMFFDNSKYFEFVERCKEFGINVPIIPGLKPFTTKKQLNVLPRIFHIDIPDDLVSAVSACKDNKAVVEVGIEWAVQQSKELMEKGVPCLHYYTMGRSGATEKIAAQLF is encoded by the coding sequence TTGAAAGTTGTAGAACATTTAAACGCAAATAAAGGAAAAACTCTTTTTTCCTTCGAACTTATTCCACCTCTAAAAGGCGAGAGCATCCAATCTATCTTTGATGCCATGAACCCACTTATGGAGTTTAAGCCTCCTTTTGTTGATGTTACGTATCATAGAGAAGAATATGTCTATAAAATGCGTAAAGAAGGACTATTGGAACGAAAAGTAACACGCAAACGCCCTGGAACTGTCGGTATTTGTGCTGCTATTATGAACCGTTACCAAGTAGATGCTGTTCCTCATATTATCTGTGGAGGCTTTTCTAAAGAAGAGACTGAAAATGCACTTATAGATTTATCTTTTTTGGGTATTGAAAATGTGCTTGCATTGCGTGGCGATGCTGTAAAGTCGGAAGGAGCATTCATCCCAGAAAGAGACGGACATAACTATGCTGTTGATTTGATAGGACAAGTGGTAGATATGAACAAAGGAAATTATATTGATGAGGACTTACACCATCCTATTCCTACCAACTTTTGTATCGGAGTAGCTGGATACCCAGAAAAACACTTTGAAGCTCCAAATATGAACACAGATATGGCATATTTGAAGGCAAAAGTAGAAGCTGGGGCAGAATACATTGTTACTCAAATGTTTTTTGACAATTCAAAATATTTTGAGTTTGTAGAAAGATGTAAAGAGTTTGGTATCAATGTTCCAATTATTCCAGGATTGAAGCCATTTACTACAAAGAAGCAACTTAATGTTTTACCTCGTATTTTTCATATTGATATTCCAGATGATTTGGTAAGTGCTGTCTCTGCTTGTAAAGACAATAAGGCTGTGGTAGAAGTAGGTATTGAGTGGGCTGTTCAGCAATCTAAAGAATTGATGGAAAAGGGGGTTCCGTGTCTGCACTATTATACAATGGGACGCTCTGGAGCAACAGAAAAAATAGCTGCACAGTTATTTTAG
- a CDS encoding AI-2E family transporter — translation MNDNHLQFSKLPFSIKTAFYIIAFLVLFVFAVIEARGLLIPFTYSVLLSFILYPMCKFFEDRGTPRIGSILLCFFIVIAGLFGLFYFFSTQVVSIVSEFENFRGKLLNLVHQGIEQYNKIVPNSKLDDESLLNQAKKWLSSSSSSLLSGTLNQTSNFFSGLILIPIYVFLLLLYRTGIRRVLLRFVHTEYRVAFTHLLRDVQQVGQKYIGGLVIIIFLIGLLDSIALWIIGVDSPFFFGFLAACLAIIPYVGTGVGALLPALYAVMNHSPSMALYVLIAFWAVQFIEGNFLTPKIIGGEVSLNPLAAILSLITGGFVWGLSGMILFIPLAAILKIICQNYKELEPIAGLMGDEITRKDEMMRGKNHKPRTPFWKKLFK, via the coding sequence ATGAATGACAATCATTTACAATTCAGTAAACTTCCCTTTTCCATAAAAACGGCATTTTATATAATTGCCTTTCTAGTACTTTTTGTCTTTGCAGTTATTGAAGCTAGAGGCTTACTGATTCCTTTTACATATTCGGTACTGCTTTCCTTTATTTTGTATCCGATGTGTAAGTTTTTTGAAGACAGGGGAACACCTCGCATTGGTAGTATTTTACTTTGTTTTTTTATTGTAATTGCTGGTCTGTTTGGGCTATTTTATTTTTTTTCAACTCAAGTTGTCAGTATTGTAAGTGAGTTTGAAAATTTCAGAGGAAAACTGTTAAACCTCGTTCATCAAGGCATTGAGCAGTACAATAAGATTGTTCCCAACTCAAAGCTAGATGATGAGAGCTTACTCAATCAAGCTAAAAAATGGTTGTCTTCTTCAAGTAGTTCGTTACTTTCAGGAACACTAAATCAAACCAGTAACTTTTTCTCTGGTCTTATACTAATTCCTATTTATGTATTTCTTTTATTGCTTTACAGAACAGGCATAAGAAGAGTTTTATTACGTTTTGTGCATACAGAATATCGTGTAGCTTTTACGCATCTTTTGAGAGATGTACAACAAGTAGGACAAAAATATATTGGAGGCTTAGTAATCATTATTTTTTTAATTGGATTACTAGATAGTATTGCTCTTTGGATTATTGGTGTTGATTCTCCATTCTTTTTTGGCTTTTTAGCAGCTTGTCTTGCTATTATTCCCTATGTTGGAACAGGTGTAGGAGCACTTCTACCTGCTTTGTATGCAGTCATGAATCACTCTCCTAGTATGGCACTTTATGTTTTGATTGCCTTTTGGGCTGTTCAATTCATTGAAGGAAACTTTCTCACTCCAAAAATTATAGGAGGGGAAGTCAGTCTAAATCCATTAGCTGCTATTCTTTCTCTAATAACAGGTGGCTTTGTTTGGGGGCTTTCAGGAATGATTCTTTTTATTCCTTTAGCTGCTATACTCAAAATTATTTGTCAGAATTATAAAGAATTAGAACCCATTGCTGGACTGATGGGAGATGAAATTACTAGAAAAGATGAAATGATGAGGGGAAAGAATCATAAACCAAGAACACCATTTTGGAAAAAGTTATTTAAGTAA
- a CDS encoding Spy/CpxP family protein refolding chaperone, producing the protein MKIIQKTAIFFTLSLALFFAFSITTYAQRGEGKHGKHHEERLEKMKEELDLSDAQVEQIKALHEKKREEMKKLRSEAKEENEERRAKMKAHHKEMKAEIDKILTPEQRKKAEALRAEHKDPEKRAEKRLEKLKSELSLTDAQASKVKSALVTKMTKMQALKEAAGEERVNKDERKALHTAFENELKSILSDEQFKKYEEIKAEKKGKHKHKKHKK; encoded by the coding sequence ATGAAAATCATTCAAAAAACAGCTATTTTCTTTACTTTATCTTTAGCATTATTTTTTGCTTTTTCTATAACTACTTATGCTCAAAGAGGAGAGGGCAAACATGGAAAACACCACGAAGAGCGATTAGAAAAAATGAAAGAAGAGCTTGACCTTTCAGATGCACAAGTGGAACAAATCAAAGCCCTACACGAAAAGAAGAGAGAGGAAATGAAAAAGTTACGAAGCGAAGCAAAAGAAGAAAATGAAGAACGCAGAGCCAAAATGAAAGCGCACCATAAGGAAATGAAAGCAGAGATAGACAAAATCCTAACTCCAGAACAGCGTAAAAAAGCCGAAGCACTTAGAGCAGAGCATAAAGACCCAGAAAAAAGAGCTGAAAAGCGTCTTGAAAAATTGAAATCTGAGCTTTCTCTGACTGATGCACAAGCCAGCAAAGTGAAATCTGCTTTGGTTACAAAAATGACCAAAATGCAGGCTTTAAAAGAAGCTGCAGGAGAAGAAAGAGTAAACAAAGACGAAAGAAAAGCTCTACACACTGCTTTTGAAAACGAATTAAAATCTATTCTTTCTGATGAGCAGTTCAAAAAATATGAAGAGATAAAAGCAGAGAAAAAGGGCAAGCATAAGCACAAAAAACACAAGAAGTAA
- a CDS encoding homogentisate 1,2-dioxygenase, protein MSYYIKMGTIPPKRHTQFRQKDGSLYHEQLVSSRGFDGIYTLLYHINAPTQIKKMLEPIPMKTELLTDYPLQPMHLKTSLSERTGGDFLDARVPLLANNDCALSICNPSKYTMDYFYKNGENDEVIYMHDGSGYLYCPQGKLRVKKGDYVVIPRTTVYKMEFDENQVDENGNKVEVRMMITESRAPIETVNRYRNRMGQLLEHSPYCERDIHPPQELITETEKKETLIKTKKGNFLHQHLYDFSPLDVVGWDGCLYPYTLSIYDFEPITGRIHQPPPVHQTFQSEGGFVICSFVPRLFDYHPDAIPAPYNHSNIDSDEVLFYAEGDFMSRKGIDRGSFTIHPGGIVHGPHPGTYEASIGKKDTHEYAVMVDTFKPLYLTRQALDYIDSDYAYSWLE, encoded by the coding sequence ATGAGTTATTACATCAAAATGGGGACTATTCCTCCCAAACGACATACTCAATTCAGACAAAAAGATGGTAGCCTGTATCATGAGCAACTTGTCAGTTCTCGTGGCTTTGATGGTATTTATACCCTTCTTTATCATATCAATGCACCTACACAGATAAAGAAAATGCTTGAGCCTATTCCTATGAAAACGGAATTGCTAACAGATTATCCTCTCCAACCTATGCACCTCAAAACGTCTCTTTCAGAGCGAACAGGAGGAGATTTTTTGGATGCTCGTGTTCCATTGCTTGCCAATAACGACTGTGCGCTCTCTATCTGTAATCCAAGTAAATATACAATGGACTACTTCTATAAAAATGGAGAAAACGATGAGGTAATTTATATGCACGATGGCAGTGGTTATCTGTATTGCCCACAAGGAAAACTAAGAGTAAAAAAAGGCGATTATGTAGTCATTCCTAGAACAACTGTTTATAAAATGGAATTTGATGAGAATCAGGTAGATGAAAATGGAAATAAAGTAGAGGTCAGAATGATGATTACAGAATCTCGTGCGCCTATCGAAACGGTAAATCGTTATCGAAACAGAATGGGGCAGCTTTTAGAACACTCTCCTTACTGTGAGCGTGATATTCATCCACCTCAAGAGCTTATTACAGAGACGGAAAAAAAGGAAACACTCATCAAGACAAAAAAAGGAAACTTTCTGCACCAACATCTCTATGATTTTTCTCCATTAGATGTTGTAGGATGGGATGGCTGTCTTTATCCTTATACACTTTCTATTTATGATTTTGAACCGATTACAGGACGTATTCATCAGCCACCTCCCGTACACCAAACATTTCAGTCAGAAGGAGGTTTTGTAATCTGTTCGTTTGTGCCTCGTTTGTTTGATTATCATCCAGATGCTATTCCTGCTCCTTACAATCATTCCAATATTGATTCGGATGAAGTACTTTTCTATGCAGAAGGCGATTTTATGAGTAGAAAAGGCATTGATAGAGGTTCTTTTACCATCCACCCTGGGGGAATTGTCCACGGTCCTCACCCTGGGACGTATGAGGCAAGTATTGGTAAAAAAGATACGCACGAATACGCTGTTATGGTGGATACTTTTAAGCCTCTCTACCTCACAAGACAAGCCTTAGATTACATAGATTCAGATTATGCGTATAGTTGGTTAGAATAA
- a CDS encoding NADAR family protein: MKYNLPWLISEYEKLQKQDKNFDYLFFWGHRPTKDGSLSKTIFSQWWQKGFSVDGIIYPTAEHFMMAGKARLFEDEEMLEQILKAQTPAEAKKLGRKVINFDDTLWQEKRSEIVVEGNYHKFLDADYKAFLLGTGNKIIVEASPSDRIWGIGMKQDAQGICNPKNWKGLNLLGFALMEVREKLRNEG, from the coding sequence ATGAAATACAATTTACCTTGGCTCATTTCGGAATATGAAAAGCTACAAAAACAAGACAAAAACTTTGATTACCTCTTCTTTTGGGGACACCGACCGACAAAAGATGGAAGTTTAAGCAAGACTATTTTTAGTCAGTGGTGGCAGAAAGGTTTTTCTGTGGACGGAATAATCTACCCCACAGCAGAACATTTTATGATGGCTGGAAAAGCTCGTTTGTTTGAAGACGAGGAAATGTTAGAACAGATTTTGAAAGCCCAAACACCTGCCGAAGCCAAAAAATTAGGTAGAAAAGTAATAAACTTCGATGATACTCTTTGGCAAGAAAAACGTTCAGAAATTGTAGTAGAAGGAAATTATCATAAATTTTTAGATGCAGACTACAAGGCTTTTTTACTAGGAACAGGAAATAAAATTATTGTAGAAGCTAGTCCATCAGATAGAATTTGGGGAATTGGAATGAAACAAGATGCTCAAGGAATATGTAATCCAAAAAATTGGAAAGGACTCAATCTTTTGGGCTTTGCACTTATGGAAGTGCGAGAGAAATTGAGAAATGAAGGGTAG
- a CDS encoding rhomboid family intramembrane serine protease yields MVFSVSLAILVVTIIISVMGFNNPELQAKLLHNPFLVNKRKEYYRLLSSGFIHNGLAHLGFNMLTFFFFGKVVENVYTEYYGDVVGASIFLGLYLLSIILSDLPSFFKYKDMPAYSSLGASGGVSAIVFASILFQPTNDLFLLMIPIPIPAFILGALYVIYSYYQSKNSSDNINHSAHLYGAVAGFVISAILIPNAIPNFFEQLSRFRLPF; encoded by the coding sequence ATGGTTTTTTCAGTTTCTTTAGCTATTCTTGTAGTTACCATTATTATTAGTGTTATGGGTTTCAACAATCCAGAACTACAAGCCAAGCTATTACACAATCCTTTTTTAGTAAATAAGAGAAAAGAATATTATCGTTTGCTCTCTTCTGGCTTCATTCATAATGGTTTAGCACATTTAGGATTCAATATGCTGACATTTTTCTTTTTTGGGAAAGTGGTAGAGAACGTTTATACCGAATATTATGGTGATGTTGTTGGGGCATCCATATTTTTAGGATTGTATCTACTTTCTATTATTCTTTCAGACTTGCCTTCTTTTTTCAAATATAAAGATATGCCTGCATATAGCTCTCTAGGAGCTTCTGGAGGAGTTTCTGCGATTGTTTTTGCTTCTATTTTGTTTCAACCTACCAACGATTTATTTCTACTGATGATTCCTATTCCCATACCAGCTTTTATTTTGGGAGCTTTGTATGTGATTTATTCGTATTATCAGAGTAAAAACTCATCAGACAATATTAATCATTCGGCTCACTTGTACGGTGCTGTGGCTGGTTTTGTGATTAGTGCGATTTTGATTCCAAATGCTATTCCAAACTTTTTTGAGCAACTTTCACGCTTTCGCTTGCCTTTTTAG
- a CDS encoding DUF2061 domain-containing protein, whose translation MKETIYRSIVKGISWRVFATVDTILLSWLITGHFEDAIKIGLGEVFTKTLLYFLHERVWNRISESNNRFISHGRSLLKGISWRVFGTIDTFMVAFILTGRPSAASQIATFEVITKLALYYFHERVWERVVWGKIDRTPHSTTVEECMNCQ comes from the coding sequence GTGAAAGAGACAATATATAGAAGCATCGTGAAAGGAATTAGTTGGCGAGTATTTGCCACAGTAGATACCATCTTACTTTCTTGGCTTATCACTGGACATTTTGAAGATGCAATAAAAATAGGCTTAGGCGAAGTCTTTACCAAAACACTCCTTTATTTTTTACACGAAAGAGTTTGGAATCGAATTTCAGAAAGCAATAATCGTTTTATTTCTCATGGAAGAAGTCTTTTAAAAGGAATCAGTTGGCGTGTTTTTGGCACGATAGATACATTTATGGTAGCATTCATTCTTACAGGCAGACCTTCTGCAGCTTCACAGATTGCTACTTTTGAAGTAATTACCAAATTAGCTCTCTATTATTTCCACGAACGTGTGTGGGAACGTGTAGTGTGGGGCAAAATTGACCGTACACCACACTCCACCACCGTAGAAGAATGTATGAACTGTCAATAG
- a CDS encoding carboxypeptidase-like regulatory domain-containing protein produces the protein MKKIILSLLLILSFSYSALGQILVKGKVINKNGALPGATVQIKGTTKGTQTYIDGNFEIEVENEENILVFRFVGYETKELKVSEVISLKEIALEEAELTVCYVPYLPLKVNYWSGLFYNPYGASLSKMKYFSFLNRYIDFDIGYSTNFKNNSDFYGEFGTRILTRFISYKFQQTTFEDSDIENRIRTHFLESSSSLKFINLTYGVGHQSFRKKGIENHELQNYGISLGLRKSIKYIGSLSAKSFYWQDYWAWEANLNRRFFYRKLRLNTGVSYRQIAQDFKEINLTLGYMF, from the coding sequence ATGAAAAAAATTATACTTTCTTTACTTTTAATTTTATCATTTTCTTATTCTGCTTTGGGGCAGATTTTAGTGAAAGGAAAAGTCATTAATAAAAATGGAGCTTTACCTGGAGCTACTGTTCAAATTAAAGGAACAACAAAAGGAACACAAACTTATATTGATGGAAACTTTGAAATTGAGGTTGAGAATGAAGAAAATATTTTGGTATTTCGTTTCGTAGGTTATGAAACTAAAGAACTAAAGGTTTCAGAAGTAATCTCTCTCAAAGAAATAGCACTAGAAGAAGCAGAACTAACAGTTTGTTATGTTCCTTATCTCCCTTTAAAAGTAAATTACTGGAGTGGTCTTTTTTACAATCCTTATGGAGCTTCATTAAGCAAAATGAAGTATTTTAGCTTTCTTAATAGATACATAGATTTTGATATAGGCTACAGCACTAACTTCAAAAATAATTCAGATTTTTATGGAGAATTTGGAACACGCATTTTGACAAGGTTTATTTCGTACAAATTTCAACAAACTACTTTTGAAGATTCAGACATAGAAAATAGAATCCGAACGCATTTTTTAGAAAGTAGCAGTTCTTTGAAATTTATTAACCTTACTTATGGTGTTGGTCATCAATCTTTTAGAAAAAAAGGAATTGAAAATCATGAACTCCAAAACTATGGAATCAGTTTAGGCTTGCGAAAAAGTATAAAATACATTGGCAGCCTTTCAGCTAAATCCTTTTACTGGCAAGACTACTGGGCGTGGGAAGCAAATCTAAATAGAAGATTTTTTTACAGAAAACTGCGACTAAACACAGGCGTTTCCTATCGCCAGATAGCACAAGATTTTAAGGAAATCAATCTGACTTTGGGGTATATGTTTTAG
- a CDS encoding lysylphosphatidylglycerol synthase transmembrane domain-containing protein, protein MSSTLDPKNTQNVTAKTPDEKEVFKTLNVNKIYIPVLIGLGITVYLAAKEIDFTIFFDALKRSNWIWFIAAFLMLLARDAGYVQRIKMISDNELSWKSSLYIILLWEFASAVTPSVVGGTAVAVFILNQEGLSFGKSMAYVMMTALLDNFFFIVFAPLAIFVSNTFDFAVFPVISANMFNEFVQQQGLKGAFYVSYGLTVIYALFFVYGLFINPRGFKWLLVKATSFGFLKRFQSKATQAGNEMIIAAVTLRGSGFSLWIKAIFLTFFIWIARYLMLNCLISAFTPLEAVDHLFVFARQIAMWIVMLLSPTPGSSGTAEAVFCLFYVEYLREEFCAAVGILWRMFYYYPYLFIGFLILPRWITRINKKRQAKRGAKQ, encoded by the coding sequence ATGTCTTCTACACTAGACCCCAAAAATACACAAAACGTAACAGCAAAAACGCCTGATGAAAAGGAAGTTTTCAAGACCCTTAATGTCAATAAAATTTATATTCCTGTTTTAATAGGTCTTGGCATAACAGTTTATCTTGCTGCAAAAGAAATTGACTTTACCATTTTTTTTGATGCCTTAAAACGTTCTAATTGGATTTGGTTTATTGCTGCTTTCCTTATGCTTTTGGCTAGAGATGCTGGTTATGTTCAGCGTATCAAGATGATTAGTGATAATGAACTCTCTTGGAAATCTAGTCTGTATATTATTTTACTTTGGGAATTTGCCTCTGCCGTTACGCCTTCTGTGGTGGGTGGGACAGCAGTTGCAGTCTTTATTCTCAATCAGGAAGGACTTTCCTTTGGAAAATCAATGGCGTACGTAATGATGACAGCACTGCTAGATAATTTTTTCTTTATCGTCTTTGCACCATTAGCTATTTTTGTTTCTAATACCTTTGACTTTGCCGTTTTCCCTGTTATTTCTGCTAATATGTTTAATGAGTTTGTACAGCAGCAAGGTTTAAAGGGTGCATTTTATGTAAGTTATGGTCTGACTGTCATTTATGCTTTATTCTTTGTTTATGGACTGTTTATAAATCCTCGTGGTTTTAAATGGCTTTTAGTGAAAGCAACTTCTTTTGGTTTTTTGAAAAGATTTCAAAGTAAGGCAACACAGGCAGGAAATGAAATGATAATTGCTGCTGTAACATTACGTGGTAGTGGTTTTTCGTTATGGATAAAGGCTATTTTTCTTACTTTTTTTATATGGATAGCTCGTTATTTGATGCTCAACTGCCTTATTTCAGCTTTTACTCCTTTAGAAGCTGTAGATCATTTATTTGTATTTGCTCGTCAAATAGCCATGTGGATTGTAATGTTGCTTTCTCCAACCCCTGGAAGTAGTGGTACGGCAGAGGCTGTCTTCTGTCTGTTCTACGTAGAGTATTTAAGAGAAGAGTTTTGTGCTGCTGTCGGTATTTTGTGGCGAATGTTTTATTATTACCCTTATCTTTTCATTGGTTTCTTAATCTTGCCTCGTTGGATAACTAGAATTAACAAAAAAAGACAAGCCAAAAGAGGAGCAAAGCAGTAA
- a CDS encoding fatty acid desaturase family protein: MNPYVKFKPATRNHFFSTLKKRVDNYFIANNISKTADTSMVIKTIILLSGYILPFVFILIFNPSFIISTLLWALMGFSIAGIGMSVMHDANHGSYSNSKWVNTILGNTLTLIGGSVDNWKVQHNLLHHTFTNIVHEDDDISDKFVLRFSPHTKVKWFHKYQYIYAFFFYGLQTIYWVFVKDFLQFQRYVIKGEAKWVTFTKLLLSKLIYIFVMLVMPIVFFNVSILNLMIGFFVMHFVAGLILTVIFQLAHTVEGTTHPLPNEKNEITNDWAIHQMNTTVDFAPKNKLLSWYIGGLNFQVEHHLFTKICHIHYPAISKIVQQTAAEFDVPYLVNEKFSDALMAHVNALKRFGKEENPKLTA; encoded by the coding sequence ATGAATCCTTACGTAAAGTTTAAGCCAGCAACTAGAAATCATTTTTTTTCTACACTCAAAAAGCGAGTAGATAATTATTTTATTGCTAACAACATCAGCAAAACAGCCGATACAAGTATGGTCATCAAAACGATTATACTTCTATCTGGCTATATTTTACCCTTCGTTTTTATCTTGATTTTCAACCCTTCATTTATCATTTCTACGCTTCTTTGGGCATTAATGGGTTTTAGTATTGCAGGAATAGGAATGAGTGTAATGCACGATGCCAACCACGGTTCGTATTCTAATTCGAAATGGGTCAATACAATTTTGGGAAATACGCTTACTTTAATTGGTGGTTCGGTAGATAACTGGAAAGTACAGCACAACTTGCTCCATCATACGTTTACAAACATTGTTCATGAAGATGATGATATTTCAGATAAGTTTGTTTTGCGTTTTTCTCCTCACACTAAGGTAAAATGGTTTCATAAATACCAATATATTTATGCATTCTTTTTCTACGGACTTCAAACGATTTACTGGGTTTTTGTAAAAGATTTTTTACAATTCCAACGCTATGTGATAAAAGGTGAAGCAAAATGGGTAACTTTTACAAAACTTCTGCTTTCCAAACTCATTTATATTTTTGTAATGCTAGTAATGCCAATAGTGTTTTTTAATGTTTCTATTTTAAATTTGATGATTGGCTTTTTTGTAATGCACTTTGTAGCAGGACTTATTCTGACTGTGATTTTTCAGTTAGCTCATACCGTTGAGGGAACTACACACCCACTCCCTAACGAAAAAAATGAAATTACAAACGATTGGGCAATTCATCAAATGAACACAACAGTAGATTTTGCGCCCAAAAATAAGTTGCTTTCGTGGTATATTGGAGGACTAAATTTTCAAGTAGAACATCATTTGTTTACCAAAATTTGTCATATTCATTATCCTGCTATTTCTAAAATTGTACAACAAACAGCTGCTGAGTTTGATGTTCCCTATCTAGTAAATGAAAAGTTTTCAGATGCTCTAATGGCACATGTAAATGCACTCAAAAGATTTGGCAAAGAAGAAAATCCAAAACTGACAGCTTAA